The following are from one region of the Endozoicomonas sp. 4G genome:
- the ihfB gene encoding integration host factor subunit beta gives MTRSELIERLTDQQDQLTVKDVELAIKSILEQMSQSLANGTRVEIRGFGSFSLHYRAPRMGRNPKTGDSVVLNGKHVPHFKPGKDMRDRVNVNK, from the coding sequence ATGACCCGATCAGAATTGATAGAACGACTGACTGACCAGCAAGATCAGTTGACAGTAAAGGACGTAGAGCTGGCCATCAAATCCATTCTTGAGCAGATGTCTCAATCCCTTGCCAACGGAACAAGGGTTGAGATCAGAGGGTTTGGCAGCTTTTCCCTGCATTACAGGGCACCGAGAATGGGACGAAACCCTAAAACCGGTGACTCTGTCGTGCTCAATGGCAAACACGTTCCTCATTTCAAGCCGGGTAAAGATATGCGGGATCGTGTAAACGTAAATAAGTGA
- a CDS encoding lipopolysaccharide assembly protein LapA domain-containing protein: MVSLLGIWLKRLVILLGSLLLLILLVNFIVANPQLIRFDLAGFLLPEVKVSSVVVISFILGGLFGLLVSLVATARLRLANASFKRKLGRRDAEIQKLRANALKGLT; this comes from the coding sequence ATGGTCTCTCTTTTGGGTATCTGGCTGAAGCGGCTGGTAATACTGTTGGGCAGTTTGCTTCTGCTTATTCTTCTCGTCAATTTTATTGTTGCTAACCCGCAATTGATACGGTTTGACCTGGCTGGCTTCTTGCTGCCGGAAGTGAAAGTGTCTTCCGTTGTCGTTATCTCCTTTATTCTGGGTGGGCTGTTCGGGCTGCTGGTCTCGCTGGTGGCAACCGCCAGACTGAGGTTAGCCAATGCCAGTTTCAAGCGTAAACTGGGCCGAAGAGACGCAGAAATACAAAAACTCAGAGCGAATGCCTTAAAAGGATTAACCTGA
- the lapB gene encoding lipopolysaccharide assembly protein LapB gives MPDVALLALIMVAMLAGYLLGRAEKKKKKEHFPEQPLSKEYFVGLNYLLNEQTDEAIETFIKALDINNDTVDTYLALGSLFCRKGEVDKSIRVHQDLLARPSLTPLQSIRVQLELAKDYMTAGLFDRAEAMLVDLSRQNHQYRVDALQQLLKIYEREKEWQQAVEISESLRKLSGEHYAFRLAHLYCEIAEEKLRHNDRSGARKYIRVAFSRDKNCVRASLILGRMEMDEGRDREAIKVLQKVSAQDNRYVPLTLDMLETVCNRSHQPHVLSSYLSRCLHEKPGTAIILAMTAQLMNSRGEVSAMEFLSGQLRRQPSLKGLNALINIQLNHPSETSLTSIKLLKEVTDQMLASKPVYQCFSCGFSGKEMHWHCPGCHEWGTLAPVQGVEGE, from the coding sequence ATGCCCGATGTTGCACTGCTGGCACTGATTATGGTGGCAATGCTGGCAGGATATCTTCTGGGGCGTGCTGAAAAAAAGAAGAAAAAGGAACACTTCCCTGAGCAACCCCTTTCCAAAGAGTACTTCGTGGGGTTGAACTATCTGTTAAATGAGCAGACGGATGAGGCGATTGAGACCTTTATCAAAGCGCTGGATATCAATAATGACACGGTTGATACCTATCTTGCCTTGGGTAGCCTGTTTTGTCGTAAGGGCGAGGTGGATAAATCCATCCGGGTGCATCAGGACCTTCTCGCCCGTCCCAGCCTGACGCCCCTTCAATCCATCCGTGTTCAGCTGGAACTGGCAAAAGACTACATGACGGCGGGATTGTTTGATCGTGCCGAAGCGATGCTGGTTGACCTGTCCAGACAAAACCATCAATACCGGGTGGATGCCCTGCAGCAGCTCCTGAAAATTTACGAACGAGAGAAAGAGTGGCAGCAGGCTGTTGAGATTAGCGAATCCCTGCGTAAATTATCCGGTGAACACTATGCTTTCAGGTTGGCTCACTTGTACTGTGAGATAGCCGAGGAAAAACTCCGTCACAATGATCGGTCAGGGGCCAGGAAGTACATCAGAGTGGCATTTTCCAGGGATAAAAACTGCGTCAGGGCCAGTTTGATTCTGGGCCGGATGGAGATGGATGAAGGTCGTGACAGAGAGGCTATCAAAGTTCTCCAGAAGGTCTCCGCCCAGGATAATCGCTACGTGCCACTGACTCTGGATATGCTGGAAACTGTGTGCAACCGCAGTCATCAACCGCATGTCTTAAGCAGTTATCTGTCACGGTGCCTTCATGAAAAACCCGGTACGGCTATTATACTGGCGATGACGGCTCAGTTAATGAACAGTCGTGGTGAAGTTTCGGCCATGGAGTTTTTGAGCGGTCAGCTGCGACGGCAACCCTCTCTGAAAGGCTTGAACGCCTTGATCAATATTCAGTTGAACCATCCCTCTGAAACGTCACTGACCAGCATCAAACTGCTGAAAGAGGTCACAGACCAGATGTTGGCCTCAAAGCCTGTTTACCAATGCTTCAGCTGTGGTTTTTCCGGCAAGGAAATGCATTGGCATTGTCCAGGTTGCCACGAGTGGGGAACACTGGCGCCCGTTCAGGGCGTGGAAGGTGAGTAA
- a CDS encoding putative toxin-antitoxin system toxin component, PIN family: protein MKTIVLDTSCFVSALLGSGGASREVLRLCLNRQLSPLMGNALYSEYESLLNRPALWNKSRTTESEREQLLNALLSTTRWVEIYYLWRPNLPDESDNHLVELAMAGGASHIITKNIKDVGRGELKFDHLTICKPEDYIREIRQ, encoded by the coding sequence ATGAAAACCATTGTACTTGATACCAGCTGCTTTGTTTCGGCTCTGCTCGGTAGTGGCGGTGCAAGCCGGGAAGTTCTCAGGCTATGCCTGAATCGCCAGTTGAGCCCTCTGATGGGTAATGCACTTTATAGCGAGTATGAGTCGCTGTTAAACAGGCCAGCGCTCTGGAATAAGAGCCGTACTACAGAGTCGGAACGTGAGCAGCTGCTCAACGCGCTGCTGAGTACTACCCGATGGGTTGAGATCTATTATCTTTGGCGGCCAAACTTACCAGATGAATCGGATAATCACCTGGTAGAACTGGCGATGGCCGGTGGTGCCAGCCATATCATTACCAAAAACATTAAAGATGTTGGTCGAGGAGAGCTGAAGTTTGACCACTTAACTATTTGTAAACCAGAGGACTATATCAGGGAGATCAGACAATGA
- a CDS encoding toxin-antitoxin system HicB family antitoxin has protein sequence MSVLTVRLTEEKHERLKQLAKSRNISLNKLMDELSTIALAEFDTYNRYLARAESGNPKEALKILDRLDGGS, from the coding sequence ATGAGCGTACTCACCGTCAGGCTGACCGAAGAAAAACATGAACGTCTGAAGCAATTGGCCAAGTCCAGAAACATCAGTCTCAACAAATTGATGGATGAATTATCGACCATCGCCCTGGCAGAGTTCGATACCTATAACCGTTACCTGGCCAGGGCAGAATCCGGCAATCCAAAGGAAGCCCTGAAAATTCTGGACAGGCTGGATGGTGGTTCGTGA
- the ltrA gene encoding group II intron reverse transcriptase/maturase, translated as MPSGHGGTGGCKAMRAEVVSVSQDYESPAGGTRLMERIANPNNLTRAFQRVKRNKGAAGIDRMTVEGLYTHLQEHGHELRQCLLQGEWRPAPVRRVLIPKPDGGERQLGIPIALDRMVQQAIQQVLQAEWELRFSSFSYGFRPNRSAHQAINQAQSYIREGYNWVVDIDLSKFFDRVNHDRLMAKLAVHTDDKDVLRLIRRFLQSGVMENGLVKPQTEGVPQGGPLSPVLSNIVLDELDKELEKRDLRFVRYADDCRVFVRSKKAGERVMASLTRYIESKLKLKVNVAKSAVDKAWRRAFLGYSFTRDGRKKLADKTCKRFRDKVKQLTRKGGRSLEQRLESLNRYLRGWKNYFREVETRSEFENFDCWIRRRLRSLLWYQWKKSPKRYAELRRRGVSEELTRQTVGSSKGYWRISRSPALHLALPNSWFDELGLIRLLAA; from the coding sequence ATGCCAAGTGGTCACGGCGGAACCGGAGGCTGCAAGGCTATGAGAGCTGAGGTCGTGTCGGTATCACAGGATTACGAAAGCCCGGCGGGTGGTACTAGACTGATGGAGCGTATCGCCAACCCCAATAATTTAACAAGAGCCTTTCAGCGAGTTAAACGCAATAAAGGCGCAGCAGGGATCGACCGTATGACAGTGGAAGGGTTGTACACCCATCTACAAGAACATGGTCATGAACTGCGACAATGTCTTTTGCAGGGAGAATGGCGTCCTGCTCCCGTAAGGCGAGTACTGATTCCCAAACCGGACGGAGGAGAAAGGCAGTTGGGTATACCAATCGCCTTAGACCGAATGGTGCAGCAAGCGATACAGCAAGTATTGCAGGCCGAGTGGGAACTAAGGTTCTCATCTTTCAGTTACGGGTTCAGGCCGAACCGGTCAGCTCATCAGGCGATTAATCAGGCTCAGTCGTATATCCGAGAAGGATATAACTGGGTTGTGGACATTGACCTGTCGAAATTCTTCGATCGGGTTAACCATGATCGACTGATGGCAAAACTGGCAGTTCACACAGATGACAAGGATGTATTACGTTTAATTCGACGATTCCTACAGTCCGGAGTGATGGAGAACGGGCTGGTAAAACCGCAGACGGAAGGAGTGCCTCAGGGAGGGCCGCTCTCACCTGTGTTGTCTAACATCGTACTGGATGAACTCGATAAAGAGTTAGAAAAGCGTGATTTACGATTTGTACGTTACGCTGATGACTGTCGGGTGTTTGTGCGAAGCAAGAAAGCAGGCGAGAGAGTGATGGCAAGTTTGACTCGTTACATCGAAAGTAAGCTGAAGCTGAAAGTCAACGTTGCGAAAAGTGCAGTTGACAAGGCATGGAGGCGGGCGTTCCTGGGATACAGCTTTACCAGAGATGGCAGGAAGAAGCTGGCAGATAAAACCTGCAAGCGGTTCAGGGACAAGGTCAAACAACTAACCCGCAAAGGCGGGCGGTCACTGGAGCAGAGATTGGAGTCTCTGAATCGCTATTTACGGGGCTGGAAGAACTACTTTCGAGAAGTTGAAACCCGTTCGGAGTTTGAAAACTTTGACTGCTGGATCAGGCGACGATTGAGAAGTTTGCTCTGGTATCAATGGAAGAAAAGTCCGAAGCGATATGCGGAGCTAAGAAGGCGAGGAGTCAGTGAAGAGCTGACGAGGCAGACAGTAGGATCGAGCAAAGGGTACTGGCGGATAAGCCGGAGTCCTGCGCTGCACTTAGCATTGCCGAATAGTTGGTTCGATGAATTAGGTTTGATTAGATTATTGGCTGCTTAA